One region of Asterias rubens chromosome 5, eAstRub1.3, whole genome shotgun sequence genomic DNA includes:
- the LOC117290328 gene encoding mediator of RNA polymerase II transcription subunit 15-like isoform X1 has translation MTNMIPGPSMGGVYPGIEDEWKTQAFRNKVVAQIEDEVHKAGNPTAKSSIEMENHVFQKAKNRDEYLALVARLMIHMRDTNARKEGGSGKMQQQIGGGVQDPMAALQGLTSISMTGSRSGQQGTPPPGPQQMGQMMGGRQQHNISGQLTMQQRQKQIQLQLQKQLSGATSSPQSPASFMPGTPQQGMNPGPAGGSMMTQQMGAMQQTQQGQMIRGQLPFKIQPQHIQQQIQQQQGPGAGQHARGQQGFKQQQTIAMGMAGAPQPFQQQQQQLQQQQLQQQQLQQQQQMQQRQQASQQQRPPVSPYGGYPYMMSPQAPPMSPYGAGQPFVMSPQGPPTSPYGGQHFLMSPQSMTQQPSPASQQPNQGSQQMASPASYLQPSPSPQQNSLPSPAGSQRGGPPSVPSPGGPLSTPGNPGSVGPGSVGSIGPVPSPGKVQTSGPVYDQQAAYYEKWKQLSKFIEPLKRMINKASKEDEYRREMSLSKMTNLLDILSDPNKKTHLNMLLRCEEVLERMDFGKVGSQSASGTSTSSSSSKPKNVCAPLYEVIMTNIKSPILNHSLQRTFGPAMTAIHGPSTNYPSSTPPAKQQKTDTEAQTYTVPNIVQGEVARLSSKFRVSLDEAHHAGGNDVHLICRLEDKRLPSVPPIAVTVPQSYPSISPHCETSTQEYNQTPFLLSVQRTLLSQLKRMPDRFSLTQMLDVWEMCIHKCCLNTISA, from the exons GATGAGTATCTAGCGCTGGTTGCTCGATTGATGATCCACATGCGTGATACAA ATGCCAGAAAGGAAGGAGGATCCGgaaaaatgcaacaacaaaTAGGAGGTGGCGTACAGG ATCCAATGGCAGCTCTACAGGGTTTGACCTCCATATCAATGACTGGGTCAAGGTCAGGTCAGCAGGGCACGCCGCCCCCAGGTCCACAGCAGATGGGACAGATGATGGGTGGCAGGCAACAGCACAACATTTCTG GTCAGTTGACAATGCAGCAACGGCAGAAACAGATTCAGTTGCAGCTTCAGAAGCAGTTATCAGGAGCGACGTCATCTCCTCAGTCACCGGCCAGCTTCATGCCTGGCACACCCCAGCAG GGTATGAACCCTGGTCCAGCTGGTGGGTCGATGATGACACAACAGATGGGTGCAATGCAGCAAACCCAACAGGGACAAATGATCCGTGGACAACTACCATTCAAA ATTCAGCCACAGCATATACAACAACAGATACAACAGCAACAGGGTCCTGGTGCTGGGCAGCATGCAAGAGGACAGCAAGGGTTCAAG CAGCAGCAGACCATTGCTATGGGTATGGCCGGAGCACCCCAACCAttccagcagcagcagcagcagttgCAGCAGCAGCAACTCCAGcaacagcagctgcagcagcaacagcagatGCAGCAACGGCAACAGGCATCACAGCAG cAGCGGCCACCAGTTTCCCCTTATGGTGGCTACCCCTACATGATGTCTCCACAG GCGCCACCAATGTCCCCATATGGCGCTGGCCAACCCTTTGTGATGTCCCCTCAG GGGCCACCAACCTCCCCTTATGGTGGCCAACATTTCCTGATGTCTCCCCAG TCCATGACACAGCAGCCATCACCAGCTTCCCAACAACCAAATCAGGG TAGCCAGCAGATGGCCTCACCAGCAAGCTACCTTCAGCCTTCTCCTTCACCTCAACAGAACTCTCTCCCATCACCTGCTGGTTCCCAACGAGGGGGACCACCCAGTGTCCCATCACCGGGAGGGCCACTTAGCACCCCag GTAACCCAGGGTCAGTAGGTCCAGGTTCTGTGGGATCCATCGGCCCGGTACCCAGCCCTGGCAAGGTGCAGACATCGGGTCCGGTGTACGATCAGCAGGCAGCGTATTATGAGAAGTGGAAACAGCTGTCAAAGTTCATTGAACCTTTGAAGAGGATGATTAACAAAGCGAGCAAGGAGGACG AATATCGTCGTGAGATGAGTCTTAGTAAGATGACCAACCTTCTAGACATTCTATCAGATCCTAACAAGAAAACCCACCTCAACATGCTACTCAGATGTGAAGAGGTCCTCGAACGAATGGACTTCGGAAAAGTT GGTAGCCAGTCAGCTTCAGGTACCTCTACTAGCTCAAGCAGCTCAAAGCCAAAGAATGTCTGTGCCCCGCTGTACGAGGTCATCATGACGAACATCAAATCTCCTATTCTGAACCACTCACTGCAAAGGACTTTTGGACCAGCCATGACCGCTATCCACGGACCCTCTACTAA TTACCCGTCCTCAACTCCTCCAGCCAAGCAACAGAAGACAGACACCGAGGCTCAGACATACACAGTCCCAAACATCGTCCAGGGTGAAGTGGCTAGACTGTCCTCTAAGTTCAGAGTCAGTCTAGATGAGGCTCATCACGCAGGAGGCAACGATGTACACCTCATCTGCAGATTAG AGGACAAGCGATTACCCAGCGTACCTCCAATTGCTGTCACCGTTCCTCAGAGCTATCCCTCCATCAGCCCTCACTGTGAAACAAGTACCCAAGAATACA aCCAGACGCCTTTCCTTCTGTCTGTTCAACGAACCCTCCTGTCGCAACTCAAGCGAATGCCGGATCGATTCTCACTGACTCAGATGCTGGATGTATGGGAGATGTGTATCCACAAGTGTTGTCTTAATACTATCTCTGCATAA
- the LOC117290328 gene encoding mediator of RNA polymerase II transcription subunit 15-like isoform X9, whose amino-acid sequence MTNMIPGPSMGGVYPGIEDEWKTQAFRNKVVAQIEDEVHKAGNPTAKSSIEMENHVFQKAKNRDEYLALVARLMIHMRDTNARKEGGSGKMQQQIGGGVQDPMAALQGLTSISMTGSRSGQQGTPPPGPQQMGQMMGGRQQHNISGQLTMQQRQKQIQLQLQKQLSGATSSPQSPASFMPGTPQQGMNPGPAGGSMMTQQMGAMQQTQQGQMIRGQLPFKIQPQHIQQQIQQQQGPGAGQHARGQQGFKQQQTIAMGMAGAPQPFQQQQQQLQQQQLQQQQLQQQQQMQQRQQASQQQRPPVSPYGGYPYMMSPQSMTQQPSPASQQPNQGQQMASPASYLQPSPSPQQNSLPSPAGSQRGGPPSVPSPGGPLSTPGNPGSVGPGSVGSIGPVPSPGKVQTSGPVYDQQAAYYEKWKQLSKFIEPLKRMINKASKEDEYRREMSLSKMTNLLDILSDPNKKTHLNMLLRCEEVLERMDFGKVGSQSASGTSTSSSSSKPKNVCAPLYEVIMTNIKSPILNHSLQRTFGPAMTAIHGPSTNYPSSTPPAKQQKTDTEAQTYTVPNIVQGEVARLSSKFRVSLDEAHHAGGNDVHLICRLEDKRLPSVPPIAVTVPQSYPSISPHCETSTQEYNQTPFLLSVQRTLLSQLKRMPDRFSLTQMLDVWEMCIHKCCLNTISA is encoded by the exons GATGAGTATCTAGCGCTGGTTGCTCGATTGATGATCCACATGCGTGATACAA ATGCCAGAAAGGAAGGAGGATCCGgaaaaatgcaacaacaaaTAGGAGGTGGCGTACAGG ATCCAATGGCAGCTCTACAGGGTTTGACCTCCATATCAATGACTGGGTCAAGGTCAGGTCAGCAGGGCACGCCGCCCCCAGGTCCACAGCAGATGGGACAGATGATGGGTGGCAGGCAACAGCACAACATTTCTG GTCAGTTGACAATGCAGCAACGGCAGAAACAGATTCAGTTGCAGCTTCAGAAGCAGTTATCAGGAGCGACGTCATCTCCTCAGTCACCGGCCAGCTTCATGCCTGGCACACCCCAGCAG GGTATGAACCCTGGTCCAGCTGGTGGGTCGATGATGACACAACAGATGGGTGCAATGCAGCAAACCCAACAGGGACAAATGATCCGTGGACAACTACCATTCAAA ATTCAGCCACAGCATATACAACAACAGATACAACAGCAACAGGGTCCTGGTGCTGGGCAGCATGCAAGAGGACAGCAAGGGTTCAAG CAGCAGCAGACCATTGCTATGGGTATGGCCGGAGCACCCCAACCAttccagcagcagcagcagcagttgCAGCAGCAGCAACTCCAGcaacagcagctgcagcagcaacagcagatGCAGCAACGGCAACAGGCATCACAGCAG cAGCGGCCACCAGTTTCCCCTTATGGTGGCTACCCCTACATGATGTCTCCACAG TCCATGACACAGCAGCCATCACCAGCTTCCCAACAACCAAATCAGGG CCAGCAGATGGCCTCACCAGCAAGCTACCTTCAGCCTTCTCCTTCACCTCAACAGAACTCTCTCCCATCACCTGCTGGTTCCCAACGAGGGGGACCACCCAGTGTCCCATCACCGGGAGGGCCACTTAGCACCCCag GTAACCCAGGGTCAGTAGGTCCAGGTTCTGTGGGATCCATCGGCCCGGTACCCAGCCCTGGCAAGGTGCAGACATCGGGTCCGGTGTACGATCAGCAGGCAGCGTATTATGAGAAGTGGAAACAGCTGTCAAAGTTCATTGAACCTTTGAAGAGGATGATTAACAAAGCGAGCAAGGAGGACG AATATCGTCGTGAGATGAGTCTTAGTAAGATGACCAACCTTCTAGACATTCTATCAGATCCTAACAAGAAAACCCACCTCAACATGCTACTCAGATGTGAAGAGGTCCTCGAACGAATGGACTTCGGAAAAGTT GGTAGCCAGTCAGCTTCAGGTACCTCTACTAGCTCAAGCAGCTCAAAGCCAAAGAATGTCTGTGCCCCGCTGTACGAGGTCATCATGACGAACATCAAATCTCCTATTCTGAACCACTCACTGCAAAGGACTTTTGGACCAGCCATGACCGCTATCCACGGACCCTCTACTAA TTACCCGTCCTCAACTCCTCCAGCCAAGCAACAGAAGACAGACACCGAGGCTCAGACATACACAGTCCCAAACATCGTCCAGGGTGAAGTGGCTAGACTGTCCTCTAAGTTCAGAGTCAGTCTAGATGAGGCTCATCACGCAGGAGGCAACGATGTACACCTCATCTGCAGATTAG AGGACAAGCGATTACCCAGCGTACCTCCAATTGCTGTCACCGTTCCTCAGAGCTATCCCTCCATCAGCCCTCACTGTGAAACAAGTACCCAAGAATACA aCCAGACGCCTTTCCTTCTGTCTGTTCAACGAACCCTCCTGTCGCAACTCAAGCGAATGCCGGATCGATTCTCACTGACTCAGATGCTGGATGTATGGGAGATGTGTATCCACAAGTGTTGTCTTAATACTATCTCTGCATAA
- the LOC117290328 gene encoding mediator of RNA polymerase II transcription subunit 15-like isoform X5: MTNMIPGPSMGGVYPGIEDEWKTQAFRNKVVAQIEDEVHKAGNPTAKSSIEMENHVFQKAKNRDEYLALVARLMIHMRDTNARKEGGSGKMQQQIGGGVQDPMAALQGLTSISMTGSRSGQQGTPPPGPQQMGQMMGGRQQHNISGQLTMQQRQKQIQLQLQKQLSGATSSPQSPASFMPGTPQQGMNPGPAGGSMMTQQMGAMQQTQQGQMIRGQLPFKIQPQHIQQQIQQQQGPGAGQHARGQQGFKQQQTIAMGMAGAPQPFQQQQQQLQQQQLQQQQLQQQQQMQQRQQASQQQRPPVSPYGGYPYMMSPQGPPTSPYGGQHFLMSPQSMTQQPSPASQQPNQGSQQMASPASYLQPSPSPQQNSLPSPAGSQRGGPPSVPSPGGPLSTPGNPGSVGPGSVGSIGPVPSPGKVQTSGPVYDQQAAYYEKWKQLSKFIEPLKRMINKASKEDEYRREMSLSKMTNLLDILSDPNKKTHLNMLLRCEEVLERMDFGKVGSQSASGTSTSSSSSKPKNVCAPLYEVIMTNIKSPILNHSLQRTFGPAMTAIHGPSTNYPSSTPPAKQQKTDTEAQTYTVPNIVQGEVARLSSKFRVSLDEAHHAGGNDVHLICRLEDKRLPSVPPIAVTVPQSYPSISPHCETSTQEYNQTPFLLSVQRTLLSQLKRMPDRFSLTQMLDVWEMCIHKCCLNTISA; this comes from the exons GATGAGTATCTAGCGCTGGTTGCTCGATTGATGATCCACATGCGTGATACAA ATGCCAGAAAGGAAGGAGGATCCGgaaaaatgcaacaacaaaTAGGAGGTGGCGTACAGG ATCCAATGGCAGCTCTACAGGGTTTGACCTCCATATCAATGACTGGGTCAAGGTCAGGTCAGCAGGGCACGCCGCCCCCAGGTCCACAGCAGATGGGACAGATGATGGGTGGCAGGCAACAGCACAACATTTCTG GTCAGTTGACAATGCAGCAACGGCAGAAACAGATTCAGTTGCAGCTTCAGAAGCAGTTATCAGGAGCGACGTCATCTCCTCAGTCACCGGCCAGCTTCATGCCTGGCACACCCCAGCAG GGTATGAACCCTGGTCCAGCTGGTGGGTCGATGATGACACAACAGATGGGTGCAATGCAGCAAACCCAACAGGGACAAATGATCCGTGGACAACTACCATTCAAA ATTCAGCCACAGCATATACAACAACAGATACAACAGCAACAGGGTCCTGGTGCTGGGCAGCATGCAAGAGGACAGCAAGGGTTCAAG CAGCAGCAGACCATTGCTATGGGTATGGCCGGAGCACCCCAACCAttccagcagcagcagcagcagttgCAGCAGCAGCAACTCCAGcaacagcagctgcagcagcaacagcagatGCAGCAACGGCAACAGGCATCACAGCAG cAGCGGCCACCAGTTTCCCCTTATGGTGGCTACCCCTACATGATGTCTCCACAG GGGCCACCAACCTCCCCTTATGGTGGCCAACATTTCCTGATGTCTCCCCAG TCCATGACACAGCAGCCATCACCAGCTTCCCAACAACCAAATCAGGG TAGCCAGCAGATGGCCTCACCAGCAAGCTACCTTCAGCCTTCTCCTTCACCTCAACAGAACTCTCTCCCATCACCTGCTGGTTCCCAACGAGGGGGACCACCCAGTGTCCCATCACCGGGAGGGCCACTTAGCACCCCag GTAACCCAGGGTCAGTAGGTCCAGGTTCTGTGGGATCCATCGGCCCGGTACCCAGCCCTGGCAAGGTGCAGACATCGGGTCCGGTGTACGATCAGCAGGCAGCGTATTATGAGAAGTGGAAACAGCTGTCAAAGTTCATTGAACCTTTGAAGAGGATGATTAACAAAGCGAGCAAGGAGGACG AATATCGTCGTGAGATGAGTCTTAGTAAGATGACCAACCTTCTAGACATTCTATCAGATCCTAACAAGAAAACCCACCTCAACATGCTACTCAGATGTGAAGAGGTCCTCGAACGAATGGACTTCGGAAAAGTT GGTAGCCAGTCAGCTTCAGGTACCTCTACTAGCTCAAGCAGCTCAAAGCCAAAGAATGTCTGTGCCCCGCTGTACGAGGTCATCATGACGAACATCAAATCTCCTATTCTGAACCACTCACTGCAAAGGACTTTTGGACCAGCCATGACCGCTATCCACGGACCCTCTACTAA TTACCCGTCCTCAACTCCTCCAGCCAAGCAACAGAAGACAGACACCGAGGCTCAGACATACACAGTCCCAAACATCGTCCAGGGTGAAGTGGCTAGACTGTCCTCTAAGTTCAGAGTCAGTCTAGATGAGGCTCATCACGCAGGAGGCAACGATGTACACCTCATCTGCAGATTAG AGGACAAGCGATTACCCAGCGTACCTCCAATTGCTGTCACCGTTCCTCAGAGCTATCCCTCCATCAGCCCTCACTGTGAAACAAGTACCCAAGAATACA aCCAGACGCCTTTCCTTCTGTCTGTTCAACGAACCCTCCTGTCGCAACTCAAGCGAATGCCGGATCGATTCTCACTGACTCAGATGCTGGATGTATGGGAGATGTGTATCCACAAGTGTTGTCTTAATACTATCTCTGCATAA
- the LOC117290328 gene encoding mediator of RNA polymerase II transcription subunit 15-like isoform X4, with the protein MTNMIPGPSMGGVYPGIEDEWKTQAFRNKVVAQIEDEVHKAGNPTAKSSIEMENHVFQKAKNRDEYLALVARLMIHMRDTNARKEGGSGKMQQQIGGGVQDPMAALQGLTSISMTGSRSGQQGTPPPGPQQMGQMMGGRQQHNISGQLTMQQRQKQIQLQLQKQLSGATSSPQSPASFMPGTPQQGMNPGPAGGSMMTQQMGAMQQTQQGQMIRGQLPFKIQPQHIQQQIQQQQGPGAGQHARGQQGFKQQTIAMGMAGAPQPFQQQQQQLQQQQLQQQQLQQQQQMQQRQQASQQQRPPVSPYGGYPYMMSPQAPPMSPYGAGQPFVMSPQGPPTSPYGGQHFLMSPQSMTQQPSPASQQPNQGSQQMASPASYLQPSPSPQQNSLPSPAGSQRGGPPSVPSPGGPLSTPGNPGSVGPGSVGSIGPVPSPGKVQTSGPVYDQQAAYYEKWKQLSKFIEPLKRMINKASKEDEYRREMSLSKMTNLLDILSDPNKKTHLNMLLRCEEVLERMDFGKVGSQSASGTSTSSSSSKPKNVCAPLYEVIMTNIKSPILNHSLQRTFGPAMTAIHGPSTNYPSSTPPAKQQKTDTEAQTYTVPNIVQGEVARLSSKFRVSLDEAHHAGGNDVHLICRLEDKRLPSVPPIAVTVPQSYPSISPHCETSTQEYNQTPFLLSVQRTLLSQLKRMPDRFSLTQMLDVWEMCIHKCCLNTISA; encoded by the exons GATGAGTATCTAGCGCTGGTTGCTCGATTGATGATCCACATGCGTGATACAA ATGCCAGAAAGGAAGGAGGATCCGgaaaaatgcaacaacaaaTAGGAGGTGGCGTACAGG ATCCAATGGCAGCTCTACAGGGTTTGACCTCCATATCAATGACTGGGTCAAGGTCAGGTCAGCAGGGCACGCCGCCCCCAGGTCCACAGCAGATGGGACAGATGATGGGTGGCAGGCAACAGCACAACATTTCTG GTCAGTTGACAATGCAGCAACGGCAGAAACAGATTCAGTTGCAGCTTCAGAAGCAGTTATCAGGAGCGACGTCATCTCCTCAGTCACCGGCCAGCTTCATGCCTGGCACACCCCAGCAG GGTATGAACCCTGGTCCAGCTGGTGGGTCGATGATGACACAACAGATGGGTGCAATGCAGCAAACCCAACAGGGACAAATGATCCGTGGACAACTACCATTCAAA ATTCAGCCACAGCATATACAACAACAGATACAACAGCAACAGGGTCCTGGTGCTGGGCAGCATGCAAGAGGACAGCAAGGGTTCAAG CAGCAGACCATTGCTATGGGTATGGCCGGAGCACCCCAACCAttccagcagcagcagcagcagttgCAGCAGCAGCAACTCCAGcaacagcagctgcagcagcaacagcagatGCAGCAACGGCAACAGGCATCACAGCAG cAGCGGCCACCAGTTTCCCCTTATGGTGGCTACCCCTACATGATGTCTCCACAG GCGCCACCAATGTCCCCATATGGCGCTGGCCAACCCTTTGTGATGTCCCCTCAG GGGCCACCAACCTCCCCTTATGGTGGCCAACATTTCCTGATGTCTCCCCAG TCCATGACACAGCAGCCATCACCAGCTTCCCAACAACCAAATCAGGG TAGCCAGCAGATGGCCTCACCAGCAAGCTACCTTCAGCCTTCTCCTTCACCTCAACAGAACTCTCTCCCATCACCTGCTGGTTCCCAACGAGGGGGACCACCCAGTGTCCCATCACCGGGAGGGCCACTTAGCACCCCag GTAACCCAGGGTCAGTAGGTCCAGGTTCTGTGGGATCCATCGGCCCGGTACCCAGCCCTGGCAAGGTGCAGACATCGGGTCCGGTGTACGATCAGCAGGCAGCGTATTATGAGAAGTGGAAACAGCTGTCAAAGTTCATTGAACCTTTGAAGAGGATGATTAACAAAGCGAGCAAGGAGGACG AATATCGTCGTGAGATGAGTCTTAGTAAGATGACCAACCTTCTAGACATTCTATCAGATCCTAACAAGAAAACCCACCTCAACATGCTACTCAGATGTGAAGAGGTCCTCGAACGAATGGACTTCGGAAAAGTT GGTAGCCAGTCAGCTTCAGGTACCTCTACTAGCTCAAGCAGCTCAAAGCCAAAGAATGTCTGTGCCCCGCTGTACGAGGTCATCATGACGAACATCAAATCTCCTATTCTGAACCACTCACTGCAAAGGACTTTTGGACCAGCCATGACCGCTATCCACGGACCCTCTACTAA TTACCCGTCCTCAACTCCTCCAGCCAAGCAACAGAAGACAGACACCGAGGCTCAGACATACACAGTCCCAAACATCGTCCAGGGTGAAGTGGCTAGACTGTCCTCTAAGTTCAGAGTCAGTCTAGATGAGGCTCATCACGCAGGAGGCAACGATGTACACCTCATCTGCAGATTAG AGGACAAGCGATTACCCAGCGTACCTCCAATTGCTGTCACCGTTCCTCAGAGCTATCCCTCCATCAGCCCTCACTGTGAAACAAGTACCCAAGAATACA aCCAGACGCCTTTCCTTCTGTCTGTTCAACGAACCCTCCTGTCGCAACTCAAGCGAATGCCGGATCGATTCTCACTGACTCAGATGCTGGATGTATGGGAGATGTGTATCCACAAGTGTTGTCTTAATACTATCTCTGCATAA
- the LOC117290328 gene encoding mediator of RNA polymerase II transcription subunit 15-like isoform X7 — MTNMIPGPSMGGVYPGIEDEWKTQAFRNKVVAQIEDEVHKAGNPTAKSSIEMENHVFQKAKNRDEYLALVARLMIHMRDTNARKEGGSGKMQQQIGGGVQDPMAALQGLTSISMTGSRSGQQGTPPPGPQQMGQMMGGRQQHNISGQLTMQQRQKQIQLQLQKQLSGATSSPQSPASFMPGTPQQGMNPGPAGGSMMTQQMGAMQQTQQGQMIRGQLPFKIQPQHIQQQIQQQQGPGAGQHARGQQGFKQQQTIAMGMAGAPQPFQQQQQQLQQQQLQQQQLQQQQQMQQRQQASQQQRPPVSPYGGYPYMMSPQSMTQQPSPASQQPNQGSQQMASPASYLQPSPSPQQNSLPSPAGSQRGGPPSVPSPGGPLSTPGNPGSVGPGSVGSIGPVPSPGKVQTSGPVYDQQAAYYEKWKQLSKFIEPLKRMINKASKEDEYRREMSLSKMTNLLDILSDPNKKTHLNMLLRCEEVLERMDFGKVGSQSASGTSTSSSSSKPKNVCAPLYEVIMTNIKSPILNHSLQRTFGPAMTAIHGPSTNYPSSTPPAKQQKTDTEAQTYTVPNIVQGEVARLSSKFRVSLDEAHHAGGNDVHLICRLEDKRLPSVPPIAVTVPQSYPSISPHCETSTQEYNQTPFLLSVQRTLLSQLKRMPDRFSLTQMLDVWEMCIHKCCLNTISA, encoded by the exons GATGAGTATCTAGCGCTGGTTGCTCGATTGATGATCCACATGCGTGATACAA ATGCCAGAAAGGAAGGAGGATCCGgaaaaatgcaacaacaaaTAGGAGGTGGCGTACAGG ATCCAATGGCAGCTCTACAGGGTTTGACCTCCATATCAATGACTGGGTCAAGGTCAGGTCAGCAGGGCACGCCGCCCCCAGGTCCACAGCAGATGGGACAGATGATGGGTGGCAGGCAACAGCACAACATTTCTG GTCAGTTGACAATGCAGCAACGGCAGAAACAGATTCAGTTGCAGCTTCAGAAGCAGTTATCAGGAGCGACGTCATCTCCTCAGTCACCGGCCAGCTTCATGCCTGGCACACCCCAGCAG GGTATGAACCCTGGTCCAGCTGGTGGGTCGATGATGACACAACAGATGGGTGCAATGCAGCAAACCCAACAGGGACAAATGATCCGTGGACAACTACCATTCAAA ATTCAGCCACAGCATATACAACAACAGATACAACAGCAACAGGGTCCTGGTGCTGGGCAGCATGCAAGAGGACAGCAAGGGTTCAAG CAGCAGCAGACCATTGCTATGGGTATGGCCGGAGCACCCCAACCAttccagcagcagcagcagcagttgCAGCAGCAGCAACTCCAGcaacagcagctgcagcagcaacagcagatGCAGCAACGGCAACAGGCATCACAGCAG cAGCGGCCACCAGTTTCCCCTTATGGTGGCTACCCCTACATGATGTCTCCACAG TCCATGACACAGCAGCCATCACCAGCTTCCCAACAACCAAATCAGGG TAGCCAGCAGATGGCCTCACCAGCAAGCTACCTTCAGCCTTCTCCTTCACCTCAACAGAACTCTCTCCCATCACCTGCTGGTTCCCAACGAGGGGGACCACCCAGTGTCCCATCACCGGGAGGGCCACTTAGCACCCCag GTAACCCAGGGTCAGTAGGTCCAGGTTCTGTGGGATCCATCGGCCCGGTACCCAGCCCTGGCAAGGTGCAGACATCGGGTCCGGTGTACGATCAGCAGGCAGCGTATTATGAGAAGTGGAAACAGCTGTCAAAGTTCATTGAACCTTTGAAGAGGATGATTAACAAAGCGAGCAAGGAGGACG AATATCGTCGTGAGATGAGTCTTAGTAAGATGACCAACCTTCTAGACATTCTATCAGATCCTAACAAGAAAACCCACCTCAACATGCTACTCAGATGTGAAGAGGTCCTCGAACGAATGGACTTCGGAAAAGTT GGTAGCCAGTCAGCTTCAGGTACCTCTACTAGCTCAAGCAGCTCAAAGCCAAAGAATGTCTGTGCCCCGCTGTACGAGGTCATCATGACGAACATCAAATCTCCTATTCTGAACCACTCACTGCAAAGGACTTTTGGACCAGCCATGACCGCTATCCACGGACCCTCTACTAA TTACCCGTCCTCAACTCCTCCAGCCAAGCAACAGAAGACAGACACCGAGGCTCAGACATACACAGTCCCAAACATCGTCCAGGGTGAAGTGGCTAGACTGTCCTCTAAGTTCAGAGTCAGTCTAGATGAGGCTCATCACGCAGGAGGCAACGATGTACACCTCATCTGCAGATTAG AGGACAAGCGATTACCCAGCGTACCTCCAATTGCTGTCACCGTTCCTCAGAGCTATCCCTCCATCAGCCCTCACTGTGAAACAAGTACCCAAGAATACA aCCAGACGCCTTTCCTTCTGTCTGTTCAACGAACCCTCCTGTCGCAACTCAAGCGAATGCCGGATCGATTCTCACTGACTCAGATGCTGGATGTATGGGAGATGTGTATCCACAAGTGTTGTCTTAATACTATCTCTGCATAA